In Suricata suricatta isolate VVHF042 chromosome 14, meerkat_22Aug2017_6uvM2_HiC, whole genome shotgun sequence, one DNA window encodes the following:
- the ARPC3 gene encoding actin-related protein 2/3 complex subunit 3, which translates to MPAYHSSLMDPDTKLIGNMALLPIRSQFKGPAPRETKDTDIVDEAIYYFKANVFFKNYEIKNEADRTLIYITLYISECLKKLQKCNSKSQGEKEMYTLGITNFPIPGEPGFPLNAIYAKPANKQEDEVMRAYLQQLRQETGLRLCEKVFDPQNDKPSKWWTCFVKRQFMNKSLSGPGQ; encoded by the exons GCTTACCACTCTTCTCTCATGGACCCTGACACCAAACTCATTGGAAACATGGCACTGTTGCCTATCAGAAGTCAGTTCAAAGGACCCGCCCCTAGAGAGA CAAAAGATACGGATATTGTGGATGAAGCCATCTATTATTTCAAGGccaatgttttcttcaaaaactaTGAGATTAAG aatGAAGCTGATAGAACCTTGATATATATAACTCTTTACATTTCTGAGTGTCTGAAGAAACTCCAAAAG tgcaattCCAAAAGCCAAGGTGAGAAAGAAATGTATACCCTGGGAATCACCAATTTCCCCATTCCTGGAGAGCCTGGTTTTCCACTTAATGCAATTTATGCCAAACCTGCAAACAAACAGGAAGATG AGGTGATGAGGGCCTACTTGCAGCAGCTGAGACAAGAGACCGGACTGAGACTTTGTGAGAAAGTTTTTGACCCTCAGAATGATAAACCTAGCAAG TGGTGGACTTGCTTTGTGAAGAGACAGTTCATGAACAAGAGTCTCTCAGGACCTGGACAGTAA